A genomic window from Sorex araneus isolate mSorAra2 chromosome 2, mSorAra2.pri, whole genome shotgun sequence includes:
- the LOC101542640 gene encoding keratin, type II cuticular Hb6, whose translation MTCGSYCGSSFSCASACGPRPGRCCITAAPYRGISCYRGITGGFGSRSVCGGFRAGSCGSSFGYRSGGVCGPSPPCITTVSVNESLLTPLNLEIDPNAQCVKQEEKEQIKSLNNRFAAFIDKVRFLEQQNKLLETKWQFYQSRKCCESNLEPLFSGYIETLRREAECVEADSGRLASELNHVQEVLEGYKKKYEEEVCLRATAENEFVALKKDVDCAYLRKSDLEANAEALTQEIDFLRRLYEEEIRVLNAHISDTSVVVKMDNSRDLNMDCIIAEIKAQYDDIASRSRAEAESWYRSKCEEMKATVIRHGETLRRTKEEINELNRMIQRLTAEVENAKCQNSKLEAAVSQSEQQGEAALCDAKCKLAGLEEALQKAKQDMACLVKEYQEVMNSKLGLDIEIATYRRLLEGEEQRLCEGVGSVNVCVSSSRGGVVCGDLCVSGSAPAVTTSVCSAPCSGNMVVGTCAPCAPCGGASACSVGCKRC comes from the exons ATGACTTGTGGATCATACTGTGGCAGCTCCTTCAGCTGCGCCTCGGCCTGtgggccccggcccggccgctgCTGCATCACGGCCGCCCCCTACCGCGGCATCTCCTGCTACCGGGGCATCACCGGGGGCTTCGGCAGCCGCAGCGTCTGCGGGGGCTTCCGCGCCGGCTCCTGTGGAAGCAGCTTCGGGTACCGCTCTGGGGGGGTGTGTGGGCCCAGCCCGCCCTGCATCACCACCGTGTCTGTCAATGAGAGCCTCCTCACGCCCCTCAACCTGGAGATCGACCCCAACGCCCAGTGCgtgaagcaggaggagaaggagcagatTAAGAGTCTTAATAATAGGTTCGCTGCCTTCATTGACAAG gTGCGCTTCCTGGAGCAGCAGAACAAGCTGCTGGAGACCAAGTGGCAGTTCTACCAGAGCCGCAAGTGCTGCGAGAGCAACCTGGAGCCGCTGTTCTCGGGCTACATCGAGACGCTGCGGCGGGAGGCCGAGTGCGTGGAGGCCGACAGCGGGAGGCTGGCCTCCGAGCTCAACCACGTGCAGGAGGTGCTGGAGGGCTACAAGAAGAA gTACGAGGAGGAAGTCTGCTTGAGAGCGACAGCTGAGAATGAGTTTGTGGCCCTGAAGAAG GACGTGGACTGTGCCTACCTGCGCAAGTCGGACCTGGAGGCCAACGCGGAGGCGCTGACCCAGGAGATCGACTTCCTGCGCCGCCTGTACGAGGAG GAGATCCGCGTGCTCAACGCCCACATCTCAGACACCTCGGTCGTGGTCAAGATGGACAACAGCCGGGACCTGAACATGGACTGCATCATCGCCGAGATCAAGGCCCAGTACGACGACATTGCCAGCCGCAGCCGGGCCGAGGCCGAGAGCTGGTACCGCAGCAAG TGTGAGGAGATGAAGGCCACCGTCATCAGACACGGGGAGACCCTGCGCCGCACCAAGGAGGAGATCAACGAGCTGAACCGCATGATCCAGAGGCTCACGGCCGAGGTGGAGAACGCCAAGTGCCAG AACTCCAAGCTGGAGGCTGCCGTGTCCCAGTCTGAGCAGCAGGGCGAGGCGGCCCTGTGTGACGCCAAGTGCAAGCTGGCCGGCCTGGAGGAGGCCCTGCAGAAGGCCAAGCAGGATATGGCGTGCCTGGTGAAGGAGTACCAGGAGGTGATGAACTCCAAGCTGGGCCTGGACATCGAGATCGCCACCTACCGGCGCCTGCTGGAGGGCGAGGAGCAGAG GTTGTGCGAGGGCGTTGGCTCCGTGAATGTCT GCGTCAGCAGCTCCCGCGGTGGCGTCGTCTGTGGAGATCTCTGCGTCTCCGGTTCTGCCCCTGCTGTCACCACCAGCGTCTGCAGTGCCCCCTGCAGCGGCAACATGGTGGTGGGCACCTGTGCCCCCTGTGCCCCGTGCGGCGGGGCCAGCGCCTGCAGCGTGGGCTGTAAGAGGTGCTAG